GGCGTTTTCTAACTCGTATTTCATCAATAAAAAATAAGTTCTGATTGATATATTTTCCGTCTTCATGCGATCTTTACTGAGTCATTTTCTGAAACCTACACACTCACAGAGCTTCTCTCGAGGTATAACTCAAAACTCTAGCTTGGCACTTCACACCTTTCAACACCACACATTAGTCGTACGCCTCTCTTCTCGCCTCAACacggcacacacacatccatctattATGTATGTATCTTTACTAAATGCGTTCGTCGACGTGCAGCGCTTGCCCCCGACCTACGCCGCGCGCCGACTCCTATGCACTGCCCAAAGCATCGATCTTTGTACCTTTCATCGGGTCTCCGACCAGGCGCTCCAAGAAATGatgcagaagtttgaacagctcgAACAGCTCGAAATACCCGGATTCGACGTCTCCGAACAGGTCCGATGATTCACGCTATCTTCTGCTTTCGTCTCATTCAAAAAAAAAAGTGCTTGACTCACCTCTCCCCTATGCGAACAGGACGGCGTTCTCGAGCTTAGCCTAGGAGAAAAGGGCACCTACGCCATCAACAAACAATGCCAAAACAGGCAAATCTGGTGGTCTTCTCCCGTCAGTGGACCAAAGCGGTACTGCTACGATTCAACACTTAAAGCCTGGAAAAGCACTAGAGATGGACATCTGATGTACGACCTACTAAACCAAGAACTCTCAGAACTCTTGCAAATACCTTTCGATATCTACACCGTCGCCTCCAAGCCTTCCGTCATGACCAGTGAGTCGAGTCGGCAGCAACAGTGATTGTACcgtaccaataaaaaaaaattgcttctagTTTCCTTTCGATTGCTACAGTTGTGCCATTGCCCGCCACAAAAACTCTTACACTACTTCTCCAAGCAGTTATAAATGACTAACTGGCCGTCTTCGCCCACTGAGAACAGCCTCGTGCCCGTGTTATTCCACGCCAAGCCCCACACCGCACCGTTGTGGTAGCTGTACACCGCCAGCGAGTCGCCAGTTTGCGCGTCCCAGACCTTCACGTTCTTGTCCAACGAGCCGGACACCAAGTACTTGTTGTTGGGACTCAAGCTCACCGCCGTCACCCACGAGTGGTGACCCGATAACGACCTCACCAAGTGGGCCGTCTCCACGTTATAGATATGCACGAACGAGTCGTCCGACGCGACTGCTAGAACCTGCTCATCAATCGAGAAGCAAACCGACCTAATCGTACATGTGTACACTGCGCGCGTACGCAAAAGTCAGcagaaaaaaaaaagggtcaacCGAACAGAAAAAGCGAATCGAAGTGCCATGACCTGATGCCAGGTGCCAGGCCGCGATGACAACGACGTCTTCAGGAACGTGTCCGGTGCAGAGCACCAGTAGTACCGTGACTGTGTCTGTGCGATATTTGGATGCCTGTATAGCACTGGTGCTGATAATGCCGTACAATAGCTGACCGGTCTGCTTCTGAGTCACAGGGTTTGTACCGCGATGCCGTCGCTTGTGCGACGACATCAACGCTGAGGCCGACGTGACAGCATCCGCGCGACGCGCCGCCGCGCCGTCGAGTGCATCGACGTGACGGCGGCCAGCGTTGTGGCGTCTGTGGGCATCGGCACACTAGAGTTTTGTGCAAGCGGGGTGCGTTTGGATGGGGGCGACGTACCTTCTATAGAATGGAGTTTTGAGCCTTCTTCCAGGGAAAAGACGGTGAGGACGCCGTCTACGGAGCCGCAAGCGATGTATTTTCCGCTGATGCTCTGGATGGTGGAGAGTTTGCTCAggattaggattttttttttgctcGCTCGAGGCGAAAAAAAAAGGGCGGGCGTACCCATGAAATGCAAATGAGGAACTTGTCGCTTGAGGTTTCTAGAGTTTGAGTTTTGGACCCCTTGGTGACGTCCCATATGTTCACATGTCCTTTTTGTCCGGAGGTGGCGAGGAGAGAAGGGTTGACGGGGTTTACACAAATGTTCCAAAGTTCGGCGGAGCCGAACTCGATGTCTTTGAGGAGTTCCCAGGTGTTGAGGTCCCAGACTTTTAGATGGTTATCGATGCTGCTGGCGAGGAGGGTTGTGGAGGTGAGGGCGACAGAGACGACGGAGAGGATGGAGCAGGAGAGTTCCTTGACGCAGTCGTAGGGGTCGTCTTGGAGCCAGACTTTGACGACGCCGTCGACGCCGCCGGTGGCGACGTATTTGTTCTTGCAGGCGACGGTCCAGATGGAGTGGGGGTGGGCGTTTTCGTGTTTTTTGACGACTTCGAGGGCCTAGAGGTGGGGGTCGGGTGtgagcgagggaggggggggggggaggggggggggggaggggggggtggtacCATGTGTGATGAGGGGATGTAAGGAAGAAAGATCGGGAGGGCGAATTGATgtcgagggggaaaaaaaaaaaatacatgatatatatttttggggaaaaaaaaagtgtttaggtggggagggagatggcgaaaGAGCAGCCGTAGCCGCAGAAGATGTGGTGGATTGGCGGGTGTTGGTCGAAGGAGGTGATTCTGGTGGGTTTGAGTCTGTCGGTTTGGTCTTGCAGGCCCAGTTGTCCGTGTTCATTCCATCCCCAGCTGTATACGTGGTGGTTGGTGGTGAGGAGTAGACAGTGTTCCGATCCGGAGGCTACTTGTAGGATGGAGTCCGTGCGCGTGAGGTGGGTGATAGAGAGGTAGGAGATGGGAGTTGGCTGCCATATGgatgggagggtggagttgagtcCGAGTTGCCCGTAGTTGTTTCTGCCGAAGGACCACAGTTGGTGGGGGTGGGTGGgagagagtacgagggtgtggttcCACCCGCAGTATACGGTTGGGCGTTTGAGTTGGAGTGGGACGAGTTTTGGGGTGGGAACGACGGGTGCGGATTTTCCGCGCCAGTGGGAGGTGAGGGAGGGGTTGAGGGCGCACTGGCCGTATTTGTTTGACCCGAACATCCAGATGGACGAGGATTGGGTGACGACGGAGGAGTGGTATTGTCCGAGGGAGACGTGGACGACGGGTTGGTCGAAGTCGAGTTTGAGGGGGGAGGGGTAGGAGGTGGGTGTTGGGTGTCCGCACTGGGCGTGTTTGTTGGATCCCCAGGTGAAGCAGAGTCCGGTGTCGGAGACGGCGGCGGAGTGGCGGACGCCGCAGGAGATTTGGACGATGTGGATGTTGGCGAGGGGGGGGATGAGCAGAGGGGTGCAGGTTTGTTTGCGAGGGGTGTGAACGCCGAGTTCTCCTTCGAGGTTAGATCCCCAGGAGTAGACGCCCGGGTGGCCGGAAGAGGAGGCGAGGGCTATGGAGTGAGACCAGCCGGCGGAGACTTGAAGGACGTGTTGGAGAGGGGGGGTTGGGGTGCGTTCGAGGGGGGTGGTTGGGGTGGCGCCGGGGATGCCGAGTTGTCCGTGGGCGTTGTTGCCGCAGACGAGgagcgaggaggaggaggtgagCTGGGGGGTGTTAgaggggttaaaaaaaaaaaaaaaaaaaagagaaaaagtcagAGTGTGTAGAGTGTACGTACGCAGAGTGTGTGGGATCCCCCGGAGGCGATGGAGGTGATTTGGTTGGACAGGGGGCGGGGGACGCGGTAGGCGACGGGGTGGTTTGAGTCGAAGAAGTGAGCGAGGGTTTGCCCGCGTTCACCGGAGCCCCAAAAATAGACGATAGACATGGGGGAAAGCacgtttttttttttgcgtgcGTGAGGGGGTGATCGCTTTCAGGGGGCGTTTGGGGGGTATGTGGTTGGTGAGTGACGTGTGGTGGTGGTGAGTGGGGGTTTTTTGGGAGGAGGGAGGgtgatagagagggagagagagtgtcgCTTTCGAGGACAGAGgggtattgtttttattttttttagaggtTCAATGTTTTTTTTTGCAGTGGCTGGAGCGAGAGGAGAGAGCGAGTGAGAAATGAGCGAGTCGAGGAGTGGATGGGAAGTAGAGAGACAGGGTGAGGACAGATGGTTGGACGGGGAGAGAGGGGCGGGGGGAGTGGGGTCGCACAGGGAGTCGTTACCTGAGGGAGCTGAGGAGGGGGGGAGCGATGCTTTGGAGGAGTGGATGGACGTGAGTGAGAGGGAGGAGCAATATGTGGATTACATTCGTAAGAATTTGGACAAGTTTTCTGTGAATAGTTTGGGGAGGATAATGGAGAATCCGGTGGGGTTTGAGGAGTTGAAGAGGCAGATAGCGAAGATGAACAGTCAGCAGATACAGGTGGTGTGCAGGCACTTGGACGACAGGGGGTTGATGGAGACGATACCCAGGTTGCAGTTGCAGCAGCAGGAGGTGGCGGTGCAGGTTTTCTCCGGACACCAGATACGGGTGTACGCGAGGTCGGTGTCGCCGTCCGACAGGAGTTTGATGCAGCAGAACATAGAGTGGTTGAGGAGTTGCGAGGGGGGGGCGGAGAGGGACCAGGAGGTGCAGGGGATAATTAGTTTTTTGGACCCGTTGGCGATGGGTGCGTGAGGGGGGAGCGGGGGACGGACGGGTCGCGAGGGGTGGTCGTATGTGTGCGGAGGCtgacttttttttttcgtttttttttttttgtttttttttttttcgaagtggtGGCGTCGGAGAGGGAGGAATTGGTGGAGCGATTGGTGAAGAACGCGTCGGTGATGACGCCGCCGCAGGTGAGGGTGTTGGTGCCGTTGTTGGAGGCGAGGTGGTTGAGGGAGATGTTGGAGAGGTTGGACGGGGAGGAGAGTCAGGCGTTGGCGAAGGCGATGGTGCAGAGCGACCAGCTGAGTGGGTTGGTGGAGTTGTACGCGGGGGAGGTGGGGGGcgcggaggaggaggtgggggagatggagagggaggtgggggagttgggggagggggtgaaggAGTTAAGACAGAGAGCGGAGAGTTTTTGCACGAAAGCGCAGTACTTGCAGGTGGATGAGAGGGAGTACAGGGTGTTGATGGGACAGAACACGGGGATAAGGTCCGGGGTGGGCGAGTTGCAGAGGAGGGTGAGGACGAAGATGGCGATGGCCAGGT
The sequence above is drawn from the Schistocerca gregaria isolate iqSchGreg1 unplaced genomic scaffold, iqSchGreg1.2 ptg000400l, whole genome shotgun sequence genome and encodes:
- the LOC126311251 gene encoding frataxin, mitochondrial-like, which produces MYVSLLNAFVDVQRLPPTYAARRLLCTAQSIDLCTFHRVSDQALQEMMQKFEQLEQLEIPGFDVSEQDGVLELSLGEKGTYAINKQCQNRQIWWSSPVSGPKRYCYDSTLKAWKSTRDGHLMYDLLNQELSELLQIPFDIYTVASKPSVMTSESSRQQQ
- the LOC126311185 gene encoding PE-PGRS family protein PE_PGRS33-like, which translates into the protein MDEDWVTTEEWYCPRETWTTGEAESGVGDGGGVADAAGDLDDVDVGEGGDEQRGAGLFARGVNAEFSFEVRSPGVDARVAGRGGEGYGVRPAGGDLKDVLERGGWGAFEGGGWGGAGDAELSVGVVAADEERGGGECVGSPGGDGGDLVGQGAGDAWLEREERASEK
- the LOC126311250 gene encoding WD repeat-containing protein 61-like, whose protein sequence is MALEVVKKHENAHPHSIWTVACKNKYVATGGVDGVVKVWLQDDPYDCVKELSCSILSVVSVALTSTTLLASSIDNHLKVWDLNTWELLKDIEFGSAELWNICVNPVNPSLLATSGQKGHVNIWDVTKGSKTQTLETSSDKFLICISWSISGKYIACGSVDGVLTVFSLEEGSKLHSIEVYTCTIRSVCFSIDEQVLAVASDDSFVHIYNVETAHLVRSLSGHHSWVTAVSLSPNNKYLVSGSLDKNVKVWDAQTGDSLAVYSYHNGAVWGLAWNNTGTRLFSVGEDGQLVIYNCLEK